The Coccidioides posadasii str. Silveira chromosome 2, complete sequence genomic interval ACCACCGTGTCTATACGTTTCCTATACCTCCTTCAATTCTTTATATGGCAACCAAACAACCTTTACTGAATAAATTCTGCAGTGGATTCCGCTACTCTCTCCGTGAAGTGCATCGTGATGACATAGAGGAGACCATTCTCGCTGCCAACTTAGATCCTGACGTTGACGGGATTATTGTCTATTATCCAATTTTCAATAACAGACAAGATCAATACGTGCAGCAGCTTGTAGACATCTCGAAGGATGTTGAAGGGCTCAGTCACCGATACATTTTTAATATGTATCAAAACATACGATTTTTGGACCCTAAGCCGGGCCCTCAGCGGCAAAAGTCCCTCCTACCCTGCACCCCCCTCGCTGTGATTAAAATTCTTGAATATCTACAAATTTACAACACAATCCTACCATATGGAAACAGACTGTTTGGCCATACAATTTGCGTCGTGAATCGATCTGAAGTCGTGGGTCGCCCCCTTGCAGCTTTACTGGCCAATGACGGCGCGCGTGTCTACAGTGCGGATATCACTGGTATCCAGCAGTTTACTCGAGGGGAAGGCATAAAAAAACGGCGACATGAAGTTGTTGATATGGATGGATGGACATTGGAAGACGCGGTGCCGCACTGTGATGTTGTTATAACCGGAGTACCGGGGGATTCATTCAAGTTTAATACCAGCCTACTGAGACCCGGAGCTGTCTGCATAAACTTCTCTAGCCAAAAGGTAGGAGGGAGTCAGGGACCCCTTGGTTTCCTAATATGCAGTCTGTTTTAAGACAGGAACCCAATTGCTTACTCTTTTTTATAGAATTTTAACCCAGATGTCAAGGATAAGGCATCCATATATGTACCTGCAATTGGGAAAGTAACAAATGTGGTTTTGCTGCGCAATCTTTTGGTACTTCTCCTTGTTCTTTCAAACCCCAAGCTCATCTAACATCTTTTGCAGCGCCTTGTGCAAAATCGAAGAGTTGATGATGTCCATCCAGCCGATGCGGTTGAGAAACCTGGCACACTTGAAGGTGTCAGCACGCCATCAGGGTGAGATGGTATGTTTTGAGTGGAGATTGTCCAGGTTGGCATATAAAGGGTGATTTTGCATGACATTCTTGTAATTGACTTATTATTCAAACGCGAGTGCCCCTTGTTATTGGCACTCAAACTTCTACAGGGATGGCGCTTGAATAATCATTCCCATTCCTCACCACTTCGGCTTCCAAGCTACACAGGCATTAGCACCTAGGTAATAATCCTTATCACAAAAGAGACCTCAGAGAACACAGCAATACATTGTTCAATTAGGTTGGGGAAGCAAAAGGCATGCAAGGACAAGAGCAGGAATTATGCTAAAAAGCATGACTTTGTGGATGTCATTTTTCATATTTTGCagataaaaacaaaaaagagcCCTAGAACCCCTAGCTATTGATTTGCTTCCTCGCTTTCTTGTTACATATTCAATTTGCTTCTAGGAGCTGACCATGGGATGCCAATCTCAGCTGCAAGCCACTGCCTGAATGCTTCACAATGAAATATACCATCTCCAGAAAACCATTGTGTGAATGGCGCCACAGCTGTTTTCTCTTGCGGCATATTGCCTAAAGATGAGGTATGATGAATATGAAGATGATATAAGGGAGCATGCTTTTTGGTCGAAGAGCAAATGCGAAGCTGTGTAGATGAGCAGTGTTAGTAGCGTAGATTTGCCCAAGTCAAGAACCAGGGTGAGCCTTACTCTTTCAATTTCATCCCCCGATCCCTCAAAAATCTGACCACCTTCCACTCCCCAGATCCAGAGAGTCAGCGCAAGGTTCAGCACAAAGTACGCAATTACTGCCGGGAGGATCCATGGTTTTGTAGCCTCCCAGCCTTTGGTATAGTCGATATAAAAAGAAACAGCTGCGATGCTCACGGCACCATAGCCTAATAGTAGTCTTATGTTGGACTTCGAATTATTTTCAACAAAGGTGTATGGATTCGGCAGCGAGGTGAGATACGGCGCAATAGCATCATCGGTGGTGCTCTTCAATTCTAGGACAATTAAAATAAGCCAAATATCCTGAGGAGTGCTCCTGATTCTAGCGATAGTCAGGAGCGTTAGACCAACCATACCATTGAGGGAGTATATAGGGACCTTGGGCAGGCTGGTGGCCATTTGTATAAATCATATATCTGTCCAATATGGCCAGTTTAGGAGCCTTGGTAGGAAAGAAACAACAGTCTCGATAGCAGCAGAATAGTTCAGGCAAGGAGAGTGGGAAACCTATGCTGTTATCCAAGGTTTTCCTTTGGAGTGCAAACCTCCAGCTGGCCTTCTGATTTTCCCAAAACAGTTAGCTCTACACACAGTGGTGATCATTACAGTGCAGTTCGTCTCCCGTACAGCCAGCTACGAATGAAGCAAATCTCCACGCAAGCATATTACTCCTTCCTTTATGCAGCTGATATATTCTGTGACTTCATATATAAAGTACACGCTGGACTATCTCCTCATGTATGTGCTGGAAATGATGAACATCACACAGTACCTTCCAATCTGCTCTTTTTGCTTTCAGTTGCCTAGTAGTtatggagtacagagtacagagtatagAGTACAGTCTGCCCATCTGCAACACAATATAATAATCTATCGAATGCCAAGTACTCTGTATAAGTTATTTCCATAGTTTGGGTGAGGACTGTGATGTTGTGCCTCTATACCTTCaaagtatggagtacagagtactccgtataacAGGGTAAAATTGCAATCCGCATAAAAATTACCGGATAATCTTTCCCTTCACTActgcgtacggagtactccatagcgtacagagtactgtactccgtaccctgTATTCCATTCTTCAAATGTCTTGGCAGAGGAATGTAATGGGCATACACTGTGGCTGTCCTCTGTACCTGCATCAGTTCATACTTATGCTACCAGGTGGTATGTTATTCCATTGATTACACAGAGCACTGGTCGCTTTGGCATTTGTGATTTTGCCATTGGGACTGCAACATTTCCTGGCCTGGATATTACTCGATTGCCAGTCGCAATGGTGTCTCAGAGCTCTGAGCAAATGATTCTCCGGGATCCAGCATTGTTGTGAGTAATGTCTTCTGCTTGCTGCGAACAGAACTAATGTTCATCTGTGGAGTTACTGGATCCTAATCCCTATTACTATTGTCATGGTATGTTCACTTCTTAACCCCCAGGTGTGTGGTGATTATCTCAGCTAATGGGATTGTTTAATTCCTCATGCGATTAGATATTAACTGGTATCCTTCGCCACTATGCCACCGTACTGATGGCAACTCCGCCAAAACCGGCAGCAAGCCTTGCAGAGTACCGTGAGCGTCTGGCGCTGCTCCGTGGGGTTAACCTCCGCAATAACGCTTCTGCTGTCCTTACACCTTCTTCCCTTAGCGCCCGAAAGGCCTACCTTATCTGCTCGTATCAAAGCGGCGTCTTCCTGAAAGACCCTGATGCGCGAGGCAAGGGACCCCCAAATCCTATGACAGATCCAGCCGGTATGGACGCGATGATGGGTATGATGAAAGGGAATATGGCTATGATGATACCGCAGACCCTTATTATGGGGTGGATCAATGCGTTTTTTTCGGGCTTCGTTATACGTATGTCTTCATGTCTTGAACGACATTCTTAGCCTTCTTTGGCAACAAACTCATATTCAACTGAGCACAGTGAAAATGCCGTTCCCATTGACTATTCGGTTCAAGTCGATGCTGCAATCGGGGGTCATGACTCGTGATCTCGATGTGAGATGGGTGTCTAGTCTTTCTTGGTACTTTCTTAACTTGTTCGGACTGCAACCTGTTTTTGGTTTCATCTTTGGGAGTGATCATGGTGAGTCCGACTTCCCGCTTCCACAGATGTACGGTTCTTGGTTTATGGGAGATATCATTGGAAGTTAACGTGTTTGTTCTTTCAGCCGCTGGACAGATGATGCACCAAATGGGGCCGAATAATCCTACCGCTGCGGTTAACCCGTTCGGTCCTGGGCAAGATCCAGATAAGATGTTCTTGGCCGAAGCAGAGAACTTAGAGGTCATGGATCACCATTGTATTCTTGATGGAATTGAGGACCGCCTCCTCCAAAGGGTATCGTCCACTTAGGTGCATACAAGAATACATAGTAGCAATATAGCAATTTCCAATTCCGTTTGTTCAGGGATAATATACAccatataataataaaaggTGGTGCCTTGCATGAGGTTTGCTATGATCAGCTTCTTACGATGTGGGGGTCAGTTTCCTTTCCGCTGAATTTCTAATTTCTGGCTGTAGATGCTCGATCACACCGTCCAAGACCCAAACCTCACCGTTGGAAACTTGGCCGGCAATTCTTTTGATCCCAATGTGGCCGGGATAAATCTAATTCAACAAAGTTAGTTCGAACCCAAACCAAACCGACCCCCCCCCCGccggggcgggggcggggccCGGAAGGCCCTTATCAGTACAAATATTGGGCTAGCTGGTGAGATTTTATCGAATGGGACCTACGTAGGATTTTCCAGTTTCGTCCTTTCGCCAAATCAATTTTTGACCTGCCAAAGTTGACGCCTCCTTTTCTTCAGACCATGTTTTCGAAGGTATTATATGAGCTTCGACAAACGTCTTGAGATTATCGGCGGCTCTTTCCTCGCCATTCTTCCCCACGTAAGCTTCCCTTTCTCCGAAATTGACATAGTGCCTAGTGCTTTCCCAAGGTTTGTGTGATAGATTCTCTATGGCGATATTCGTCGGCGCCAGAACTATTGCATTCTTCGACTTGTTCTCAAGCTGATTGgaaagatattcaaattctcGCGTTAAGGAGGCGAAAATATTGACTTCCCTAGTTTTGCTAAGGATATCCGATATGAGAAGACTATCGTGGGCAAGATCCGGAAACCGGCTTTGACTAGGCCCTTGATTGGAGACGTGAGGTATATCCGCCAGGTCTCCCATAGTGATCGGGAATTGGTGCATGATTTTCTTGGACTGCTCGTCGTCGATATGGTTTTTCGGAATCAGTCGACTTGGTTCAAAAGATTCAGTTCGGAGGATCCGTCGGCTCGACACAGATATCACCATAAAGAGTTTGAATATCATATACACAAAGAACTTCATGGTTATAAAATGTAATTTGTTTAAAGAAGCTGGTGTGATGAGAACATAACTATGCAAAGCACAAATGGAGAGGTTATGACGCAATGAAAACACTTGAAGCCAAAAAATATGGTCTTTGTTCGAGTTGCAACTCTTGTACGAAGTAATGTGCcctgtacagagtactctgtactgtaCTCCGGAGCTACACTGTATAAAGTACAGGGCACAATACAGAGTAGGTTCTCTCAAAAAGCATTAGAAATCTTGGCATGGTACTCCATATGTAGTATTACAATTCTAAGTCCAATGTATGGAGGTGTGTCTCAGAAGTCTTTACTCACACTAGTAATTATAGCTGTATCAAAAGTACAATACCCCCAACCAAATAACTACAGAACTACATGTATCTTCTGATTTTAAAATAATCACCAGCTTGAATCTCATCTTAATTATAATTTTCAATGTCTGAAAATAATaagttttatttaattactATTTATATTCAAGCTTTAGCTTTAGTCTTTTAAAAGATATCAGTTAATAAAGTCTCTACTGCTTTAGAAATTTCTGCTAGAACTCTTCATATAATTAAAAAATAAGCTAAAGACTGTAGCTATAAGTCTTAAAAAAATTAGTAAATTAATATTTTATTTGTTAAAGATGCAAAATAAGTTAGTATATTCTAAAGAAATAGATTTTAGTAAAGAATCTGATATATTAAATTTAATTTATAAGAATAGATTTAGCTAAGAGAAATTTACTGAAATTCTTATTTTTAAATCTAATATATCTTACTCAAGTATTTGATGAATTCTACAGTATTATAgctttattaatattaaatCTACTTAAAAATCTGATCTAACTAAGtctataaaaaagaaaagactgAAATTTATTATTACTTATAAGAATTAAACTCTAGATAACTAAAAAAATATTGTCTGAAGTCTGcttaaatataaataaaaaaatatattattTCTTATAAAGCTTCACATAAAATTAAGACTGCAAAGAAAGTTTAATAGTAAGTCTGAAATAAGTTTTTATAAGAGAAGATTTAATAATAGATTAAGTAAtttttatattatatttaagagattatacagcttgagagagagaataaataTAAAGAAAGTAATTATAAGAGTTCttaaaaatataaaaattagtatttaaagagaaagattttaaaataataaaatcTAGAAAAAAATTACTTAGCTAGTAGATTAAAAGCTGCAGAGACTCTAGCAGctttatatcttgaagatatAAATACTTGAAAAAATAtacaagagaagaaataaatctataatcaaagatACAGATTGATCTATACTAATTTGGTGAGATTTAATGTATTTCTAGTACTAGTCTAATTACTAGCAAAATAAAGACTTTTGAGACATATCTCTGTACTTCAtacaaagtactctgtagatgATTTATATAACTTTTACACTTTATAAGTACTTCATATGTAAGTATGTATGTATTGTacaaagtacagagtacaacATCTGCATACCAGTACAAATACAGAGGTGCATCTCAAAAGTCTTTACCACACTAGTAATTAGACTAGTACCAGAAATACATTGAACCCCATTAAATTAGTATAAATCAAGCTGTATctaggctggtattcagaactgggacaggatcccatttcccattgaacctggtcccagttctgaatttagaaacagctggGATctcaaatatgaaatctcagtctcATGTCCCATctcactcaagagcttgagatcctgttcccatccctattccagaaattatttcctggtcccattctcaaatagaaaattatgtcccatatcccattccagcagagatggtagactctCATTTCCTATTCCAGCTGGATCCATAGTGGGACCAGGATGGGATCAGAATTCCTGGTCCCATTGTGTTAAATTtatagggaagagtcaaactgatcaaattttgtgtggactgttaccaaattttgttacttttttaaTGAAGATGGAACTCatagaaaaattaatttgattgtcaaaagaaacaaagtattaaaactaactaataactgaagtCAGTAAACAAACAGAAACTGTCTAAATAGcaagttaattattattgttattatcttcatcattattattgttcttctttttcttcttcttcttcttctcttacttcttcttcttcttcttcttcttcttctccttcttctctttctgctTCTCCAGAATCAGCTTTATGAACcagacaggggctctaatacctgTTATTTAACAGGCAGAGACCCTGATGGTGCTGGGGAGAGGCAGAAAGATGATGgtgggtggtggtgatggtaatagagcagcagcagcagtagttagtGGGGTGGAGACAGCATGCAGGTAGTGAGTGGTGGCAGCAGAGACAGAGTAATCAGATGCATCAATTAGACTGAAATAATTTGACCCAATTTTGGCACTGATGCCAAGAATGAGCTTCATATTGTTGGTGTTGACTGTAATGTACTTATAGTGCACTATTGTCATAACAGagtctatattactcagtataattgttggtgtcATTGCTAAGAGTGACTTATACTTAAATAGAGTGCACAAGATTGCTTCAGCTGtcttctgaagtaacttAATAACAGTATGTTGCCAGTGATATTTATGTTCTTGatgacaggacaaagtaatttcctgAATCAATTACTGGAATGAGATCACTGGTAAGATTAGCTTGATAGAGCTCTGAAAGTGGTGGATTTTCTTAATGACatctattttcaccaattagtatcaagactgttatcaaaaattgttactttttgacatataAGTACTGGCCTTTCAATTTTGAACAGAGGGGCAGGGGTGGGGATTCTTCTGGTTAAAGTTGGCtaggtcaacatctttattagctttatgtcaattgctcttcttcagagctCATTCTTTCAATATGATCTTGTGCTGCTCCTCTTCAGCTGTGCAAAATGAATGTGCatggggaaaactaacatcttgtcagtaaataATGTAcaccagagcagtattctgcaagcactcacctcttaatATAATCCATTTTGTTGCAGTATATGTTTGTTGTATGTGTGAATATTGAAgtgcagtaaataaaaaggtaGTTAGGGGggaaagagagagaattGTTAAtgttagccctgaagagaaagaagaagaagagaaagagaaagagaagaaaagagagactaATCTAatgttattattctgtagctagcatagcaacaatatgttgatcttgcccatagcaacatgcctgtagaatataaacaatgtgtatagtaatcattctacagtacttgatcaatacactctataatcccattattctgtagccagcatagcaacaatgtgttgagcttgcccatagcaatatgcctgtagaatgtaaacaatgtgtatagtaactattctatgcaagtacttggtcaatatactctataatctcattattctgtagccagcaattcaactcattgCATATAAttgtgaagatggggccaaaacaatattcaataagagagaagacctgTGTGGCATGGAAGCACTGCCAGGTCTTGAAAGACCattaaaaagatatattcaagacaggAGAGATGGATTGCAAGACATGCCATAATATACTGAAGAGAATTcaagcaaaacatgagtAGTATGCATTCTCAGTGATTTATGTTGAATTATATTAACAttcattgcaggcagaatagcagtgagaagaattacaagatgattgaagataaagttATTAAAGAGTTGATGGTCAAGTGATTTGTCAAGagcaagtcaaagaagtatcataagcaccagctcatggtctctcagcaaaagaagagggagaaagagaagaagtattaCTGAGAAGAGATCAcagagactgagaatgaagctcagcagaaaaagaaaataagatctaaaagtaataaaatttgataatgattctgacatatttagatcaaaacaagccaggtgCAGCATTCTATTGCTGCATGTAGAGAGGCCTGATTCTGCCAAATAATAGCCAGACTTGAGGTCAAGATTATAGCTCATGGTTATGATTATCTTGCTGTAGTTGGTGTGTTAAAAGAGAGAgttgagaagaagatgagggGATTTCTGAGCTAattacagagtctgagtgaagacaacaacagcccacctgctctagagaagatggagaaagatgattttgagattgtgGTGTTCTCTGATGAGAATGATAAGGAGGACAATAAGATGGAGGATGATTAGATTATTGATATTTAGGAGAgaaagttaggtttttagttctttttttatattaatttgagaatggggtgctattaaattggcaaaatattttattttcctgaagaagaatgttccattttgtagaagaagaagattttatagttggttgctgtacttacagagtaaaataagactaactatctagagattgttaaattttgtgtgggctctgaccacatttttgttacttttttgactaaggcagaacttagagaaaaatcaatttgattgtgaaaaaaaaaaaaaaagaaagaaaaatctaatggctgaagccagcaaacaagcaaaatctacagagatttcttcagaattgattATAGTttaacatggaaaaaaacaatttaTATTGTGAAAGAAGCTGCATTATAAGTTATTTGTTACTTGATGATtaactactgaagctgctcagttgattaataataagaagtgtggtgaccccaactgaaAGATAAAGCAAtgccattctgatttttgatcaaaatttgatcagatgGCAGAGTATTCTAAGAGTACTTCAGAGataatttgcaagcattgctaaatctttctcagctatttaagcttttcttgaaatagtacaagtggtctgaagaagcatttaatgagcaaagattgtacaaaaactggtgatgGACAgagtaacactctggttaacataATGATAGATTATGAATTCTAATTTCTCAAATGTAATGAATTTTAGTAAtgattctggtatcttagTAACAGTTTCTGAAGTATTcttgaacagattcagatctgtctgTTTCTGAATGCAATTGAGACAATTttctccagcagcttgtgcaaatattaatattcttgaatctctcattttgtgctattgagaatccagcattccacATATTAATAATCATGCTCAActctgcaatggctttacagatacccacacaaGAAACATTATATCAGATCATGAAtaatatgtacaatcagctattctgaaatcttctctttgatcATGATTCAACAACCAagatatctctggcagtgaataattggacaagtcccaataaccttgcctttatggcaattaatgattattacattacaaagaattGGGAGTActgtgagcatttactgagttttgaaagtttagagaatgctcatactggcaagaatataaCAGAGATTCTTTAATAATCACTAGCAGTATGAagacttgagagcaatcttcttgcaattac includes:
- a CDS encoding uncharacterized protein (EggNog:ENOG410PHTA~COG:H~BUSCO:9214at33183), whose amino-acid sequence is MTFKTMATDPESIPASCKVVLSGNVAKGLLEEVLEGRKALEKPPHLVGLLANSDPAARMYANWTEKTCKENGFRYSLREVHRDDIEETILAANLDPDVDGIIVYYPIFNNRQDQYVQQLVDISKDVEGLSHRYIFNMYQNIRFLDPKPGPQRQKSLLPCTPLAVIKILEYLQIYNTILPYGNRLFGHTICVVNRSEVVGRPLAALLANDGARVYSADITGIQQFTRGEGIKKRRHEVVDMDGWTLEDAVPHCDVVITGVPGDSFKFNTSLLRPGAVCINFSSQKNFNPDVKDKASIYVPAIGKVTNVVLLRNLLRLVQNRRVDDVHPADAVEKPGTLEGVSTPSG
- a CDS encoding uncharacterized protein (BUSCO:429862at4751~EggNog:ENOG410PQTS~COG:U~TransMembrane:2 (i46-64o76-96i)~BUSCO:13971at33183), producing MATSLPKVPIYSLNELKSTTDDAIAPYLTSLPNPYTFVENNSKSNIRLLLGYGAVSIAAVSFYIDYTKGWEATKPWILPAVIAYFVLNLALTLWIWGVEGGQIFEGSGDEIERLRICSSTKKHAPLYHLHIHHTSSLGNMPQEKTAVAPFTQWFSGDGIFHCEAFRQWLAAEIGIPWSAPRSKLNM
- the EMC3 gene encoding ER membrane complex subunit 3 (BUSCO:353685at4751~EggNog:ENOG410PKAD~COG:S~TransMembrane:3 (o16-34i130-151o182-201i)~BUSCO:12312at33183) yields the protein MVSQSSEQMILRDPALFYWILIPITIVMILTGILRHYATVLMATPPKPAASLAEYRERLALLRGVNLRNNASAVLTPSSLSARKAYLICSYQSGVFLKDPDARGKGPPNPMTDPAGMDAMMGMMKGNMAMMIPQTLIMGWINAFFSGFVILKMPFPLTIRFKSMLQSGVMTRDLDVRWVSSLSWYFLNLFGLQPVFGFIFGSDHAAGQMMHQMGPNNPTAAVNPFGPGQDPDKMFLAEAENLEVMDHHCILDGIEDRLLQRVSST
- a CDS encoding uncharacterized protein (EggNog:ENOG410PPP5~COG:S~BUSCO:12954at33183), whose protein sequence is MIFKLFMVISVSSRRILRTESFEPSRLIPKNHIDDEQSKKIMHQFPITMGDLADIPHVSNQGPSQSRFPDLAHDSLLISDILSKTREVNIFASLTREFEYLSNQLENKSKNAIVLAPTNIAIENLSHKPWESTRHYVNFGEREAYVGKNGEERAADNLKTFVEAHIIPSKTWSEEKEASTLAGQKLIWRKDETGKSYIYPGHIGIKRIAGQVSNGEVWVLDGVIEHLQPEIRNSAERKLTPTS